Proteins from one Romboutsia sp. CE17 genomic window:
- a CDS encoding CvfB family protein: MIKIGDFNKLKVKRKADFGYFLDGKTNNTKDDILLHNRLLGKNNINIGDEVKAFIFKDSEDRIAATLIEPKAKVGEIAMLKVVAHTKIGSFIDIGLPKDILVPFKARTYDLEKGEKYPFYIYVDKSNRLAATTDIDTYLTTDHEYNVGDTVTGVVYGFQTNNSAMIVVNNKYAGVILHNEYFTELKPGQELNLKVIKIYEDGKLGLSPRQNRKEELDVLESSIMSYLEGNDGFMRFNDKSTPEEIYTVFNSSKKNFKRALGVLMKKNLIIQNSEGTYLK, from the coding sequence TTGATAAAAATAGGTGATTTTAATAAATTAAAAGTTAAAAGAAAAGCTGATTTTGGCTATTTCTTAGATGGAAAAACAAATAATACTAAAGATGATATATTACTACATAATAGATTACTTGGAAAAAACAATATAAATATTGGAGATGAGGTTAAAGCTTTTATATTCAAAGATTCAGAGGATAGAATTGCCGCAACTTTAATAGAGCCTAAAGCTAAAGTCGGCGAAATTGCAATGCTTAAAGTTGTTGCTCACACTAAAATAGGAAGCTTTATAGATATAGGTCTACCAAAAGATATATTAGTTCCTTTCAAGGCTAGAACTTATGATTTAGAAAAGGGTGAAAAGTATCCATTCTATATATATGTTGATAAAAGCAATAGATTAGCTGCTACTACTGATATAGATACTTATTTAACTACAGATCATGAATATAATGTTGGTGATACCGTAACAGGCGTAGTTTATGGATTCCAGACTAATAATTCAGCTATGATTGTAGTAAATAATAAGTATGCAGGAGTAATACTTCACAATGAGTATTTTACAGAATTAAAACCTGGGCAAGAATTAAATTTAAAAGTTATAAAAATTTATGAAGATGGTAAACTAGGACTCTCTCCTAGACAAAATAGAAAAGAAGAATTAGATGTCTTAGAATCATCTATAATGAGTTACTTAGAAGGTAATGATGGTTTTATGAGATTTAATGATAAGTCTACACCAGAAGAAATATATACTGTATTTAACTCTAGTAAGAAAAACTTTAAACGCGCTTTAGGTGTACTTATGAAAAAAAATCTTATTATTCAAAACTCAGAAGGAACTTATCTTAAATAA
- a CDS encoding GntR family transcriptional regulator, giving the protein MKLVNKESNIPLHIQLSSIIKDMIDSKDLKEGDSIISERELCNIQNVSRMTVNKAIVSLVSEGILYRVQGRGTFVAKRKEKYQFSNLKGFTQVMREKGVKIKTDLLSFQKEFPSELVKEKLHIADNYTQVYKVERLRYIEEEPFGIEIAYISEDMCENLGKSMLENNSLYDVLQNNYKYKIKKANQMIEPIILSKEESMKLKVEENSLALKIHRNSYEESGNPLEYTISIFRSDKYQYEIVLND; this is encoded by the coding sequence ATGAAGTTAGTAAATAAAGAAAGTAATATACCTTTGCATATACAACTATCATCAATAATAAAAGATATGATAGATAGTAAAGATCTAAAAGAAGGGGATTCTATAATATCAGAAAGAGAGCTTTGTAATATACAAAATGTAAGTAGAATGACTGTAAACAAAGCTATAGTTAGTCTTGTATCAGAAGGTATATTGTATAGAGTTCAAGGTAGAGGTACTTTTGTAGCTAAGAGAAAAGAAAAATATCAGTTTTCAAATTTAAAAGGATTTACACAGGTTATGAGAGAAAAAGGTGTAAAAATAAAAACTGATCTTTTATCTTTTCAAAAAGAGTTTCCAAGTGAACTTGTAAAAGAAAAGCTACATATAGCTGATAATTACACTCAAGTTTATAAAGTCGAAAGACTTAGATACATTGAAGAAGAACCATTTGGTATTGAAATTGCTTATATATCTGAAGATATGTGCGAAAATTTAGGAAAAAGTATGTTGGAGAATAACTCTCTTTATGATGTTTTACAAAATAATTATAAGTATAAGATAAAAAAAGCAAATCAAATGATAGAGCCAATAATCTTGTCAAAAGAAGAATCAATGAAGTTAAAGGTTGAAGAAAATAGCCTTGCATTAAAAATTCATAGAAATTCTTATGAGGAAAGTGGAAATCCATTGGAATATACAATTTCAATATTTAGAAGTGATAAATATCAGTATGAAATAGTTTTAAATGATTAA
- the nagB gene encoding glucosamine-6-phosphate deaminase codes for MRILVCKDYESMSKKAAQIILSQVTLKPNSVLGLATGSTPIGMYKNLVDMYKNGVVDFSDIITFNLDEYYKLPITNDQSYHYFMQENLFNHININPANIHIPNGMADNIEKECEEYENSIKDAGGIDIQILGIGRNAHIGFNEPTTSFEKGTHLVDLTPSTIEANARFFKSEDEVPKKAITMGTGSIFKARKIVMLACGEDKADAIYNTVYGKITPKIPASILQLHDDVVLILDEAAASKLSPSDYLN; via the coding sequence ATGAGAATATTAGTATGTAAAGATTATGAATCAATGAGTAAAAAAGCAGCACAAATAATATTAAGTCAAGTTACATTAAAACCTAATTCTGTGCTAGGATTAGCTACGGGTAGTACGCCAATAGGTATGTATAAAAATCTAGTTGACATGTATAAAAATGGAGTTGTTGATTTTTCTGATATTATTACATTTAATTTAGATGAATATTATAAACTGCCAATAACTAATGATCAAAGTTATCACTACTTTATGCAAGAGAACTTATTTAATCATATAAATATAAATCCAGCCAATATACATATACCAAATGGTATGGCTGATAATATAGAGAAAGAATGTGAGGAATATGAAAATTCTATAAAAGATGCAGGTGGTATAGATATACAAATACTTGGAATTGGTAGAAATGCACATATAGGATTTAATGAGCCTACAACAAGTTTTGAAAAAGGTACTCATTTAGTAGATTTAACACCTTCTACAATAGAAGCTAATGCAAGATTTTTTAAATCAGAAGATGAAGTTCCTAAAAAAGCAATTACGATGGGGACAGGGTCTATATTTAAAGCTAGAAAAATAGTAATGTTAGCTTGTGGAGAAGATAAAGCTGATGCTATATATAACACTGTTTATGGAAAAATAACTCCCAAAATACCTGCTTCCATACTTCAACTACATGATGATGTAGTTCTTATATTAGATGAAGCTGCAGCAAGTAAACTTAGTCCAAGTGACTACTTAAATTAA
- a CDS encoding DedA family protein codes for MELDILIQNFIEQYGIISIFIIVMLEYANLPLPSEIVLPFAGIMVVKSNMNFFIVLIVSILAGVVGSITNYIIGAKFGNPLIKYLLKKYPKTKKSVEASIWWMNKYGKISVMISRVVPIARTFISIPAGINKMNILSFTFYSTIGIGIWNTILITLGYLLGDNLSKIEHIMKNYSLVVAVLILIIFFIVILKMKRKRVLK; via the coding sequence ATGGAGTTAGATATCTTAATACAAAATTTTATAGAACAATATGGAATTATAAGTATATTTATTATTGTTATGTTAGAGTATGCAAACTTACCGCTACCAAGTGAAATAGTATTACCTTTTGCAGGTATTATGGTGGTAAAAAGTAATATGAATTTTTTTATAGTGCTTATAGTATCTATATTAGCTGGGGTAGTAGGAAGTATAACTAATTATATTATAGGAGCTAAATTTGGAAATCCACTTATAAAATATTTGTTAAAGAAGTATCCAAAAACTAAAAAATCAGTGGAAGCATCTATATGGTGGATGAATAAATATGGAAAAATATCAGTTATGATTTCAAGAGTAGTACCTATAGCTAGGACATTTATATCTATTCCTGCAGGAATAAATAAGATGAACATTTTATCTTTTACATTTTATTCTACAATAGGAATAGGGATATGGAATACAATACTTATAACTTTAGGATATTTGTTGGGAGATAATTTATCTAAAATAGAGCATATAATGAAAAATTATTCTTTAGTGGTAGCAGTTTTAATACTAATAATATTCTTTATCGTAATTTTAAAGATGAAAAGAAAAAGAGTTCTCAAGTAA
- a CDS encoding helix-turn-helix domain-containing protein, giving the protein MDIGEKIKRMRIGKQLTQEELANRCELSKGFISQVENNLTSPSIATLIDILEILGTNLREFFNEIDDERISFTKDDMFETEDEELKYKLKWLIPNSQKNQMEPIILTLYPGGKYKEEKPHEGEEFGYVLSGYIYVHIGDKKSKVKKGESFYFKPRANHYISNVGKKEARVVWVSTPPSF; this is encoded by the coding sequence ATGGATATCGGTGAGAAAATTAAACGTATGAGAATAGGAAAACAGCTGACCCAAGAGGAATTGGCTAACAGGTGTGAGCTATCTAAAGGTTTTATATCTCAAGTTGAAAATAACTTAACTTCACCATCCATAGCTACTCTAATAGATATACTAGAAATACTAGGAACAAATTTAAGAGAGTTTTTTAATGAAATAGATGATGAAAGAATATCTTTTACGAAAGATGATATGTTTGAGACAGAAGATGAAGAGTTGAAATATAAATTAAAATGGCTAATTCCTAACTCTCAAAAAAATCAAATGGAGCCTATAATTCTAACCTTATATCCAGGTGGAAAATATAAAGAGGAAAAACCTCACGAAGGTGAAGAGTTTGGATATGTACTTTCAGGCTATATATACGTACATATAGGAGATAAAAAAAGCAAGGTTAAAAAAGGGGAGAGTTTCTACTTTAAGCCAAGAGCTAATCACTACATATCTAATGTAGGTAAAAAAGAAGCTAGAGTGGTTTGGGTTAGTACTCCGCCATCATTTTAG
- the potA gene encoding spermidine/putrescine ABC transporter ATP-binding protein, with translation MTDNIISLQGISKTYEDNKVLDGLNLDIKKNEFLTLLGPSGCGKTTTLKIIAGFEYADDGKVLFENEDMNNIPPYERAVNTVFQKYALFPHMNIYENIAFGLKIKKLPKNIIDQKVKEMLKLVALEGFENRSIESLSGGQQQRIAIARALVNEPKVLLLDEPLGALDLKLRQEMQTELKKIQQKLGITFIFVTHDQEEALTMSDTIVVMNKGKIQQMGTPEDIYNEPENAFVARFIGESNIFDGIMHDDYKVEFCDKHFECVDKGFEKDEIIDVVIRPEDIKMTTASEGMLKGVVTSVVFKGVHYEIEVEENGRKWIIHNTKNAKVGEELGMDIYPEDIHIMKKVSEA, from the coding sequence TTGACAGATAACATAATAAGTTTACAAGGGATATCTAAAACATATGAAGATAACAAAGTTTTAGATGGCTTAAATTTAGATATAAAGAAAAATGAATTTTTAACATTACTAGGACCGAGTGGATGTGGTAAAACTACTACGTTAAAAATAATTGCTGGATTTGAATATGCAGATGATGGAAAAGTATTATTTGAAAATGAAGATATGAATAATATTCCACCTTATGAGAGAGCAGTAAATACTGTATTTCAAAAATATGCATTATTTCCACATATGAATATTTATGAGAATATAGCATTTGGGCTAAAAATAAAAAAATTGCCTAAAAATATAATAGATCAAAAAGTAAAAGAAATGTTAAAGCTAGTAGCACTTGAAGGATTTGAAAATAGAAGCATAGAGTCTTTAAGTGGTGGGCAGCAACAAAGAATAGCTATAGCAAGAGCTTTAGTAAATGAACCTAAGGTACTATTATTAGATGAACCACTAGGTGCATTAGATCTAAAGTTAAGACAAGAGATGCAAACAGAGTTAAAAAAAATACAACAAAAGCTTGGCATAACATTTATATTTGTAACTCATGATCAAGAGGAAGCTTTAACAATGTCAGATACAATAGTTGTTATGAATAAAGGTAAAATACAACAAATGGGTACTCCTGAAGATATATATAATGAACCTGAAAATGCATTTGTTGCTAGATTTATAGGTGAAAGTAATATATTTGATGGAATAATGCATGATGATTATAAAGTTGAATTCTGTGATAAACATTTTGAATGTGTTGATAAAGGATTTGAGAAGGATGAAATTATAGATGTTGTAATAAGACCTGAAGATATAAAAATGACTACAGCAAGTGAAGGAATGTTAAAAGGAGTTGTTACATCAGTAGTATTTAAAGGTGTACACTACGAAATTGAGGTTGAAGAGAACGGAAGAAAATGGATAATACATAACACTAAAAATGCCAAGGTAGGAGAAGAGCTTGGTATGGATATATATCCAGAAGATATTCATATAATGAAAAAGGTAAGTGAAGCATAA
- a CDS encoding ABC transporter permease, producing the protein MKRKSNSYLASPYVVWSVIFIVIPLLLIVFFGFTKEVEGRFVFSLENFERLMHPIYFKVFGRSLWLAFLSTIACILVGYPTAYIISKAKVSRQGILILLFILPMWMNFLLRTYAWMAILGKNGFINNVLTSLGFNPVNILYTDAAVLLGMVYNFLPFMVLPIYTILSKMDQDLVNAAKDLGANSFQVFTKVIFPLSIPGVASGITMVFMPAVSTFVISKLLGGGKIMLVGNLIEQQFMSVGDWHFGSAVSIFMMIMILISMAFMNRFGNESSKEGGGLLF; encoded by the coding sequence ATGAAAAGAAAGTCAAACTCATACTTAGCTTCTCCTTATGTTGTATGGAGTGTTATATTCATAGTAATTCCTTTACTGTTAATAGTATTTTTTGGGTTTACTAAAGAAGTTGAAGGTCGTTTTGTATTTTCTTTAGAAAACTTTGAAAGATTAATGCATCCAATATACTTTAAAGTGTTTGGACGTTCATTATGGCTAGCATTCTTATCAACAATTGCATGTATATTAGTAGGTTATCCTACAGCATATATAATTTCTAAAGCAAAGGTAAGTAGACAAGGTATTTTGATTTTACTTTTTATACTTCCGATGTGGATGAATTTCTTATTAAGAACTTATGCATGGATGGCTATACTAGGTAAAAATGGATTTATAAATAATGTTCTGACTTCATTAGGATTTAATCCTGTAAATATTTTATATACAGATGCAGCAGTATTATTGGGTATGGTATATAACTTTTTACCTTTTATGGTTCTTCCGATATACACAATACTTTCAAAAATGGATCAAGATTTAGTAAATGCAGCAAAAGATTTAGGTGCCAATAGTTTTCAAGTGTTTACGAAGGTTATTTTTCCTTTGAGTATACCGGGAGTTGCATCAGGTATAACAATGGTATTTATGCCAGCAGTATCTACTTTCGTAATATCTAAATTGCTAGGTGGAGGAAAAATAATGCTTGTTGGTAACTTAATAGAGCAGCAATTTATGTCAGTTGGTGATTGGCACTTTGGATCGGCAGTGTCAATATTTATGATGATAATGATATTGATTTCAATGGCATTTATGAATAGATTTGGAAATGAATCAAGCAAGGAAGGCGGTGGATTACTATTTTAA
- a CDS encoding ABC transporter permease, with translation MGKWEGFTFKWYEALFQDERIMTALFYTIVIAIVASLIATVIGTITAIGIHNMRTGRLKKILLGINNLPILNPDVVTGVSLMTLFVFINMEFGFSTMLLSHIVFNIPYVILSVLPKLKQLPANIEEAAMDLGATPMYALQKVIIPQIKPGIISGMLIAFTMSIDDFVISFFTAGNGVSNLSIEIYSMTRRGISPEINALSTIMFIVVLVLLILSNLSGKKEDLQIKNN, from the coding sequence ATGGGAAAATGGGAAGGGTTTACTTTTAAGTGGTATGAAGCTTTATTCCAAGATGAAAGAATAATGACAGCTTTATTTTACACTATTGTTATAGCGATTGTAGCTTCTTTAATAGCTACAGTAATAGGAACGATTACAGCTATTGGAATACATAATATGAGAACAGGTAGGCTTAAAAAAATATTATTAGGAATAAATAATCTACCTATATTAAATCCAGATGTTGTAACAGGAGTATCTTTAATGACGCTATTTGTGTTCATAAATATGGAGTTTGGTTTTAGTACTATGTTACTTTCGCATATAGTATTCAATATTCCGTATGTAATACTTTCTGTTTTACCAAAATTAAAACAATTGCCTGCAAATATTGAGGAAGCTGCGATGGACTTAGGAGCTACTCCTATGTATGCTCTTCAAAAAGTAATAATACCTCAAATAAAACCAGGAATAATTTCAGGTATGTTAATAGCATTTACTATGTCTATAGATGATTTTGTAATAAGCTTCTTTACTGCTGGTAACGGGGTTAGTAATTTATCTATAGAGATATACTCAATGACTAGAAGAGGTATAAGTCCTGAAATAAATGCTTTATCTACAATAATGTTTATCGTTGTTTTAGTATTACTAATATTATCCAATTTGAGTGGGAAAAAAGAAGATTTACAAATAAAAAATAACTAA
- a CDS encoding ABC transporter substrate-binding protein, with translation MKSKKFICLATIFALTSTLLVGCGQSKPSNEVLNIYNVGDYIDEDLITKFEEETGIKVVYETYDTNESMYQKVKSGSSKYDLVFPSDYMVEKMINEDMLEEIDYSNIPNYKYIDETFRNAPYDKGDKHSVPYLWGTFGIVYNKNMVDESDVTSWDVLWNEKYAGEIQMLDSVRDSIGISLKRLGYSMNSTNPNEINEAKDQLIKQKSIVQSYVNDDGKDRLVAEEAAMGIVYSGDAITLIESNENLAYSVPEEGTNRWVDAMCIPKTAQNKDYAEKFINFMLDPENAAQNVEYIWYSTPNTGAIDILGEDYINDPILNPSDEIIEKSEVFLDLNMDVLKLYDNAWIEVKCE, from the coding sequence ATGAAGTCTAAAAAATTTATATGTTTAGCTACTATATTTGCACTAACCTCTACATTATTAGTTGGATGTGGTCAATCAAAACCATCTAATGAAGTTCTCAATATATATAACGTAGGTGATTATATAGATGAAGACTTAATAACTAAGTTTGAAGAGGAAACAGGAATAAAAGTAGTTTATGAAACTTACGATACTAATGAGTCTATGTATCAAAAAGTCAAAAGTGGAAGCTCTAAGTATGACTTAGTATTTCCATCGGATTATATGGTAGAAAAAATGATTAATGAAGATATGTTAGAAGAAATTGATTATAGCAATATACCTAATTATAAATATATAGATGAAACCTTTAGAAATGCACCATATGATAAGGGAGATAAGCATAGTGTGCCTTATCTATGGGGAACATTTGGGATTGTATATAACAAAAACATGGTTGATGAAAGTGATGTAACAAGTTGGGATGTACTATGGAATGAAAAGTATGCAGGAGAAATACAAATGCTAGACTCTGTTAGAGATAGTATAGGGATATCATTAAAACGATTAGGATACTCTATGAACTCAACAAATCCTAATGAAATTAATGAAGCTAAGGACCAACTTATAAAACAAAAATCTATAGTTCAATCATATGTTAATGATGACGGGAAAGACAGGCTAGTAGCAGAAGAGGCAGCTATGGGAATTGTTTATTCTGGAGATGCAATAACATTAATAGAAAGCAATGAGAATCTAGCGTATTCAGTTCCTGAGGAAGGAACTAACCGATGGGTTGATGCAATGTGCATACCTAAAACAGCTCAAAATAAAGATTATGCAGAAAAATTTATAAACTTCATGTTAGATCCAGAAAATGCAGCACAAAATGTTGAGTATATATGGTATTCTACTCCTAATACAGGTGCCATAGATATACTAGGTGAGGATTATATAAATGATCCTATATTAAATCCATCTGATGAAATAATAGAAAAAAGTGAAGTATTTTTAGATTTAAATATGGATGTTTTAAAATTATATGATAATGCTTGGATAGAAGTAAAGTGTGAATAA
- a CDS encoding glycoside hydrolase family 73 protein, which yields MGKKRIKHLKGKKNTKDKVKKLFLIILSFTFLILLIIGLFYIKDMYVSKNIEDSKIEFYMDIADEAGKEEVQLNWKMLLAIDMVIYNNDLSKVKKGDALNRAEKFLNYSKNQNGERIYTINTIEDVLKKLNFNDSEKSKVYKNLKKLEYVFLGNNNLNEKSPEIVFINKVKDMAIENYNNHKILPSITIAQCILESGWGNSELAEKGNNLFGIKADSSWDGKVLSMETSENYDDKIVASFRAYTSIKESIDDYGKFLTMNPRYEKNGLFKAKHYKTQAQALEDAGYSTKENEYGEKIYADMLISLVRKYNLQLIDCEIYKE from the coding sequence ATGGGGAAGAAAAGAATTAAGCATTTAAAGGGTAAAAAAAATACAAAAGATAAAGTAAAAAAGCTTTTTTTGATAATATTAAGTTTTACATTTTTGATTTTATTAATTATAGGTTTGTTTTACATAAAAGATATGTATGTATCTAAAAATATAGAAGATTCTAAGATTGAATTTTATATGGATATAGCTGATGAAGCTGGAAAAGAAGAGGTGCAGCTTAATTGGAAAATGCTTCTAGCCATAGATATGGTTATATATAATAATGATTTAAGTAAAGTAAAGAAAGGTGATGCATTAAATAGAGCAGAGAAGTTTTTAAATTATTCTAAAAATCAAAATGGAGAGCGAATTTACACCATAAATACAATAGAGGATGTGTTAAAAAAATTAAATTTTAATGACAGTGAAAAGTCAAAAGTATATAAAAATTTGAAAAAATTAGAATATGTTTTTTTAGGTAATAATAATTTAAATGAGAAAAGTCCTGAAATAGTTTTTATAAATAAAGTAAAGGATATGGCTATAGAAAATTACAATAATCATAAAATACTTCCTTCTATAACTATAGCGCAATGTATACTAGAATCTGGATGGGGGAATTCAGAATTAGCTGAAAAAGGTAATAATTTATTTGGAATAAAAGCAGATTCATCGTGGGATGGGAAGGTACTTTCTATGGAAACATCGGAAAATTACGATGATAAGATAGTAGCTTCATTTAGGGCCTATACATCTATAAAAGAATCTATAGATGATTATGGAAAATTTTTAACTATGAATCCAAGATATGAAAAAAATGGGCTTTTTAAAGCTAAGCACTATAAAACGCAAGCGCAAGCACTTGAAGATGCAGGATATAGTACAAAAGAAAATGAATATGGTGAAAAAATATATGCAGATATGTTAATTAGTTTAGTAAGGAAATATAACCTTCAGCTAATAGATTGTGAAATATATAAAGAATAA